From the genome of Deltaproteobacteria bacterium, one region includes:
- a CDS encoding GGDEF domain-containing protein: protein MTSYSNTHLIELALRLIRTTEMDEVLTGAVEVLAETCRDARWAIFHRLEDGRFEATAQAGIGYDALQSLVARTCGNTAQMFVRDDLIGHADLGAPEYHAIRLDLETAGAPDIVVAAWPQGADMLSDDVKLREVCELIFGALERAREMKTFRIQSTFDELTGLLNRRGLFDVLAREQARSDRYSRNVSVLFVDLNKFKPINDTYGHKVGDEALVTVARALEGAVRTTDIVGRLGGDEFFVILPDISAEGAVMVQERITEAVADVMFCVGAERVALSISVGAATHEAGMSAEQLVERADHAMYAMKRSNASSGVFSSRIKLDEIVGRIHAA from the coding sequence ATGACAAGTTATTCAAATACACATTTGATTGAGTTAGCCCTTCGGTTGATTCGTACCACGGAGATGGACGAAGTATTAACGGGAGCGGTTGAGGTTTTGGCCGAAACTTGTCGCGATGCCCGATGGGCAATTTTTCACCGATTAGAAGATGGACGCTTCGAAGCAACAGCTCAAGCAGGTATCGGATATGACGCTCTTCAAAGTCTTGTAGCTCGAACTTGCGGCAACACGGCTCAAATGTTTGTACGCGACGACCTGATTGGCCACGCCGACCTTGGTGCTCCTGAATACCACGCGATTAGACTCGACTTAGAAACAGCCGGCGCACCAGACATTGTAGTAGCAGCTTGGCCACAAGGTGCTGACATGCTCAGCGATGATGTGAAGCTTCGTGAAGTGTGCGAATTGATATTCGGTGCTCTTGAGCGCGCGCGGGAAATGAAAACCTTTCGAATTCAGTCCACTTTTGATGAGCTAACGGGTTTGTTGAACCGGCGCGGTCTCTTCGATGTACTCGCGCGTGAGCAAGCTCGCTCGGATCGCTACAGCCGCAATGTTTCGGTTTTGTTTGTTGATCTCAACAAGTTTAAACCAATCAACGATACCTACGGCCACAAAGTGGGCGATGAGGCGCTTGTAACGGTTGCCCGTGCATTAGAGGGCGCAGTTCGCACAACAGACATTGTAGGTCGTTTGGGCGGCGACGAATTTTTCGTTATTTTACCCGATATCTCTGCCGAAGGTGCCGTGATGGTTCAAGAACGAATCACCGAAGCTGTTGCAGATGTGATGTTTTGTGTAGGTGCTGAGCGGGTTGCGCTGAGCATTTCAGTGGGAGCCGCCACCCATGAAGCAGGCATGAGCGCTGAACAACTGGTCGAACGTGCAGACCACGCCATGTATGCCATGAAGCGCTCAAATGCCTCGTCTGGTGTATTCTCAAGCCGTATTAAGCTTGACGAGATTGTCGGCCGGATTCACGCAGCATAA